From one Bacillota bacterium genomic stretch:
- a CDS encoding Maf family protein: MRLILASSSPRRRALLEALGLSFEVIPPDVDEPRQDGLPPGRVVERLALRKALAVARRLAAGGPPQPEPAWVLGSDTVVVLDGEILGKPADAAEAAAMLGRLAGRTHTVYSGIALVPVRPGAGEPPGEGEARVAHQRTEVHLRALRPGEAERYVATGEPMDKAGAYAAQGRGAVLIEWIRGDYTNVVGLPVPLLLEHLAALDRGRG, from the coding sequence GTGCGTCTGATCCTGGCCTCCAGCTCGCCGCGCAGGCGGGCGCTGCTGGAGGCGCTGGGTCTTTCCTTCGAGGTGATCCCGCCGGATGTGGACGAGCCGCGGCAGGACGGCCTGCCGCCCGGGCGGGTGGTGGAGCGGCTGGCGCTGCGGAAGGCGCTGGCCGTGGCCCGCCGCCTGGCGGCCGGCGGGCCGCCGCAGCCGGAGCCGGCCTGGGTCCTCGGCTCCGACACCGTGGTCGTCCTCGACGGCGAGATCCTCGGCAAGCCGGCCGACGCCGCCGAGGCGGCGGCCATGCTGGGACGCTTGGCGGGCCGGACGCACACGGTCTACAGTGGCATCGCGCTGGTCCCGGTCCGGCCGGGGGCCGGCGAGCCGCCCGGCGAGGGCGAGGCGCGGGTCGCCCACCAGCGGACGGAGGTCCACCTGCGCGCGCTGCGGCCGGGCGAGGCGGAGCGCTACGTGGCCACGGGCGAGCCCATGGACAAGGCGGGCGCCTACGCGGCCCAGGGCCGGGGAGCGGTCCTGATCGAGTGGATCCGGGGCGACTATACCAACGTGGTCGGTCTCCCGGTCCCGCTCCTCCTGGAGCACCTGGCCGCGCTGGACCGCGGGAGGGGATGA
- the rpoD gene encoding RNA polymerase sigma factor RpoD, whose product MAEKEIVQAPDVRELLERAKDRGHITYREVNRGLQHSGLTPSQIDDVYQALSDMGVEVVDEGEEEPQEDLVGFEEEEPELAPEETSIEPAAGGKVHHEALGDEELEAPDGVAIDDPVRMYLKEIGRVPLLTAQQEIELAKRIEAGDEEAKRELAEANLRLVVSIAKRYVGRGMLFLDLIQEGNLGLLKAVEKYDWRKGYKFSTYATWWIRQAITRAIADQARTIRIPVHMVETINKLVRVQRQLLQELGRDPTPEEIGEAMGIDAERVREIQKIAQEPVSLETPIGEEEDSHLGDFIEDEDAPAPAEAASYSLLKQQLEEVLHTLTEREQEVLRLRFGLDDGRPRTLEEVGQVFGVTRERIRQIEAKALRKLRHPSRSKKLKDYLE is encoded by the coding sequence ATGGCTGAGAAGGAGATCGTTCAGGCACCGGATGTCCGGGAGCTGCTCGAGCGGGCCAAGGACCGCGGCCACATCACCTATCGCGAGGTGAACCGCGGCCTGCAGCACAGCGGTCTGACGCCGAGCCAGATCGACGACGTCTACCAGGCGCTCTCCGACATGGGCGTCGAGGTGGTGGACGAGGGCGAGGAGGAGCCCCAGGAGGACCTGGTGGGCTTCGAGGAAGAGGAGCCCGAACTGGCGCCGGAGGAGACAAGCATCGAGCCGGCGGCCGGCGGCAAGGTCCACCACGAGGCCCTGGGCGACGAGGAGCTGGAAGCGCCTGACGGCGTGGCCATCGACGACCCCGTCCGCATGTACCTCAAGGAGATCGGCCGTGTACCGCTTCTGACCGCGCAGCAGGAGATCGAGCTGGCGAAGCGGATCGAGGCGGGCGACGAGGAGGCCAAGCGGGAGCTGGCGGAGGCCAACCTCCGCCTGGTGGTCAGCATCGCCAAGCGCTACGTCGGACGCGGGATGCTCTTCCTCGACCTGATCCAGGAAGGCAACCTGGGCCTGCTCAAGGCGGTGGAGAAGTACGACTGGCGGAAGGGCTACAAGTTCAGCACCTACGCCACCTGGTGGATCCGCCAGGCGATCACCCGCGCCATCGCCGACCAGGCCCGGACCATCCGCATCCCGGTCCACATGGTCGAGACGATCAACAAGCTGGTCCGCGTCCAGCGGCAGCTCCTCCAGGAGCTGGGCCGCGACCCCACGCCCGAGGAGATCGGCGAGGCGATGGGCATCGACGCGGAGCGGGTGCGCGAGATCCAGAAGATCGCCCAGGAGCCGGTCTCGCTGGAGACACCCATCGGCGAGGAAGAGGACTCCCACCTGGGCGACTTCATCGAGGACGAGGACGCGCCCGCGCCGGCGGAGGCGGCCAGCTACAGCCTCCTCAAGCAGCAGCTGGAGGAGGTGCTGCACACGCTGACCGAGCGGGAGCAGGAGGTGCTCCGGCTCCGCTTCGGCCTGGACGACGGGCGGCCCCGGACGCTGGAGGAGGTCGGCCAGGTCTTCGGCGTGACCCGGGAGCGGATCCGCCAGATCGAGGCCAAGGCGCTCCGGAAGCTCCGGCATCCGAGCCGCTCCAAGAAGCTGAAGGACTACCTGGAGTGA
- a CDS encoding ferredoxin-thioredoxin reductase catalytic domain-containing protein, with the protein MRTWSRIRASWRAYRDFFAGWWRYRDRLRRDERWIQNFARRNGLRVNPHRMMRTNLKIWIEENRDLYGTQQCPCFEPTGDAAMDRKLMCPCKFALADIEATGTCHCTLFGRGDLTAAGFAEAEARLMREYRPRLKLEGNRLDTRGWPLNPRRQLPVPDPVHQVKQALHQTTGDLVVVVDRPSSVANLRRLAESRGFGFDSRESEPGLWEVTLRR; encoded by the coding sequence GTGAGAACGTGGTCGAGGATCAGGGCGTCCTGGCGGGCCTACCGCGACTTCTTCGCCGGCTGGTGGAGGTACCGCGACCGCCTGCGCCGGGACGAGCGGTGGATCCAGAACTTCGCCCGCAGGAACGGGCTCCGGGTCAATCCGCACCGGATGATGCGCACCAACCTGAAGATCTGGATCGAGGAGAACCGCGACCTCTACGGCACGCAGCAGTGCCCCTGCTTCGAGCCGACGGGCGACGCGGCGATGGACAGGAAGCTGATGTGCCCGTGCAAGTTCGCCCTGGCGGACATCGAGGCGACGGGGACCTGCCATTGCACGCTCTTCGGGCGCGGCGACCTGACGGCGGCAGGCTTCGCCGAGGCGGAGGCCCGCCTCATGCGCGAGTACCGCCCCCGTCTCAAGCTCGAGGGGAACCGGTTGGACACGCGCGGCTGGCCGCTCAACCCGCGGCGCCAGCTGCCGGTCCCCGACCCCGTGCACCAGGTGAAGCAGGCGCTCCACCAGACGACGGGCGACCTGGTCGTGGTCGTCGACCGGCCGTCCTCCGTCGCCAATCTGCGCAGGCTGGCCGAGAGTCGGGGATTCGGCTTCGACAGCCGCGAGAGCGAGCCGGGCCTCTGGGAGGTCACCCTGCGGCGGTGA
- a CDS encoding DUF1646 family protein, with product MELGLVAILLLILFLPFVAHAIEENLEVFLFVMGVAAALVAGVAGGPLLLRALREPVAITLAVLVASLLFKWFHGGMEAAVARVVDRVPLPLFAGLLVLVLGLLSSVITAIVASLVLAALLHAMRLHRRSQIRLAVLGSYAIGLGAVLTPVGEPLATIAVSRLQEDFWFLVRTLGRYVIPGLVLLAVVAGAMVAHARAREAAAEEELPEAPEDSYLEVLLRTVKVYLFVVGLTFLGAAYEELINRYLLGLHPAYLYWINMLSAVLDNATLAAAELSPRMTTLQVESVLIGLLVSGGMLIPGNIPNIITAARLRIRMADWARLAVPIGAVLLVGYFLVLFI from the coding sequence GTGGAGCTGGGGCTCGTGGCCATTCTGCTGCTCATCCTCTTCCTGCCCTTCGTGGCCCACGCGATCGAGGAGAACCTGGAGGTCTTCCTGTTCGTCATGGGCGTGGCCGCGGCGCTGGTGGCGGGCGTGGCCGGCGGGCCGCTGCTGCTCCGCGCCCTGCGCGAGCCGGTCGCGATCACGCTGGCGGTGCTGGTCGCCAGCCTCCTCTTCAAGTGGTTCCACGGGGGGATGGAGGCGGCGGTCGCCCGGGTGGTCGACCGGGTCCCGCTGCCGCTCTTCGCGGGGCTGCTGGTGCTGGTGTTGGGCCTCCTCTCCAGCGTGATCACGGCCATCGTCGCCTCGCTGGTGCTGGCCGCTCTCCTGCACGCGATGCGCCTCCACCGCCGCTCGCAGATCAGACTGGCGGTGCTGGGGAGCTACGCCATCGGCCTGGGCGCCGTGCTGACGCCGGTGGGCGAGCCGCTGGCCACGATCGCCGTCAGCCGGCTGCAGGAAGACTTCTGGTTCCTGGTGCGGACGCTGGGCCGGTACGTCATCCCCGGCCTGGTCCTGCTGGCCGTGGTGGCCGGCGCGATGGTGGCGCACGCCCGGGCGCGCGAGGCCGCCGCCGAGGAAGAGCTTCCGGAGGCGCCGGAGGACTCCTACCTCGAGGTGCTGCTGCGGACGGTCAAGGTCTACCTCTTCGTCGTCGGCCTCACCTTCCTGGGCGCCGCCTACGAGGAGCTGATCAACCGCTACCTCCTGGGCCTCCACCCGGCCTACCTGTACTGGATCAACATGCTGAGCGCGGTGCTGGACAACGCCACGCTGGCCGCGGCGGAGCTGAGCCCGCGGATGACGACGCTGCAGGTGGAGTCGGTCCTGATCGGCCTCCTCGTCTCGGGCGGGATGCTCATCCCCGGCAACATTCCGAATATCATCACCGCCGCCCGCCTCCGCATCCGCATGGCCGATTGGGCGCGGCTCGCCGTGCCGATCGGTGCGGTGCTGCTCGTCGGCTACTTCCTGGTGCTGTTTATCTGA
- a CDS encoding creatininase family protein, producing the protein MSGYRPGGRPPAGRPPHPRVVELAHATWTEVASLPPERTVVCLAVGPMEEHGPHLPFGTDVVNAETMQERLVSALVEHGYHALVCPTLPYGTAPLAREFPGSVSVRREHLAAFVGDVLASFARNGLPWIVVTSCHIDPPFIRALDEACQAVNEQEGARALHGYEALILRDLLEGDPAELWGEEARDDVHAGLIETSYLLAVRPELVRLEEARRLPPVPVSFRGLQRLRSFRQLGEGLGYTGRPGAASPEAGRIWWERYTAAYVDAVLRHLQGEDVSGLLHWTPGPRAGERGA; encoded by the coding sequence ATGTCCGGCTACCGTCCTGGAGGGCGCCCCCCGGCGGGGCGCCCTCCCCATCCCCGTGTCGTCGAGCTCGCCCATGCCACCTGGACCGAGGTGGCCTCGCTCCCGCCGGAGCGGACGGTGGTCTGCCTGGCGGTGGGACCGATGGAGGAGCACGGGCCGCACCTCCCCTTCGGCACCGACGTCGTCAACGCCGAGACGATGCAGGAGCGGCTGGTCTCGGCGCTCGTGGAGCACGGCTACCACGCGCTGGTCTGCCCCACGCTGCCGTACGGGACGGCGCCGCTGGCGCGGGAGTTCCCCGGCTCGGTCTCCGTCCGCCGCGAGCACCTGGCCGCCTTCGTCGGCGACGTTCTGGCCTCCTTCGCGCGCAACGGCCTGCCCTGGATCGTGGTCACCAGCTGCCACATCGACCCGCCCTTCATCCGCGCCCTGGACGAGGCCTGCCAGGCGGTCAACGAGCAGGAGGGCGCCCGCGCCCTCCACGGCTACGAGGCGCTGATCCTACGCGACCTGCTCGAGGGGGACCCCGCCGAGCTCTGGGGCGAGGAGGCCCGCGACGACGTCCACGCCGGCCTCATCGAGACCAGCTACCTCCTCGCCGTCCGCCCCGAGCTGGTCCGCCTGGAGGAGGCGCGCCGGCTGCCGCCGGTGCCCGTCAGCTTCCGGGGGCTGCAGCGCCTGCGCTCCTTCCGCCAGCTGGGCGAGGGCCTGGGCTACACCGGGCGCCCCGGCGCGGCCAGCCCCGAGGCGGGCCGGATCTGGTGGGAGCGGTACACCGCCGCCTACGTCGACGCGGTCCTCCGCCACCTCCAGGGCGAGGACGTGAGCGGCCTGCTCCACTGGACGCCCGGGCCCCGGGCGGGCGAGAGGGGCGCCTGA
- the dnaG gene encoding DNA primase encodes MAEIVDRVRRANDLVELVSETVRLRRQGRNLVGLCPFHHEKSPSFTVSPEKQLFHCFGCQASGDVFSFVMRRDGVGFREALERLARRAGIELEETADPRERARRQRRRAAEEMLELAVRWFGEWLQAPEGAEARRYLAERQVAPDSVRAFALGWAPGGNRLLRRLEAAGMELAAARAAGLVAEGEHGLYDRFRERLIFPIRDERGHLVGLGGRLLTDGQPKYLNSPESEIFSKRRVLYGLDRAAPSIRNRGRVILVEGYMDALTAQQAGFGETVASLGTALTAEQVETLRRLAKEVVICYDADSAGQEATLRGLEMLRQSGLSLRVAELPEGKDPDELIRRRGPAAFQAAVEAARPWLEYRFQRLVEDRNLEDMEVRVEVAEAMAGLLAAERHPVRQSEGIRWVAERLGVEETAVRRLVAGKVEKRRGVGSASHNRRPNRYTNERASRIQGPTSQRARENGAGTGSAATKTLLRVLQHHPQLLSRLDGFDTGVIPADAERKAVEALREARGDLSGALRRLEAEQEAKAASFLTAAAMDETPDADPERALEDSLLRLRREALQRRSRELGVAIAECQRSGRDCTELLRQWKECEDQLRLLTGSTGAGRSGGPIPEGRGGRRDG; translated from the coding sequence GTGGCGGAGATCGTGGACCGGGTCCGCCGGGCGAACGATCTGGTCGAGCTGGTCTCCGAGACGGTCCGCCTCCGCAGGCAGGGGCGGAACCTGGTCGGCCTCTGCCCCTTCCATCACGAGAAGAGCCCTTCCTTCACCGTCTCGCCGGAGAAGCAGCTCTTCCACTGCTTCGGTTGCCAGGCTTCGGGCGACGTCTTCAGCTTCGTCATGCGGCGGGACGGGGTCGGCTTCCGGGAGGCGCTGGAGAGACTGGCGCGGAGGGCGGGCATCGAGCTGGAGGAGACGGCCGATCCGCGCGAGCGGGCGCGCCGGCAGCGGCGCCGGGCGGCGGAAGAGATGCTGGAGCTGGCGGTCCGCTGGTTCGGCGAGTGGCTCCAGGCGCCGGAGGGGGCCGAGGCCCGGCGGTATCTGGCCGAGCGGCAGGTGGCGCCGGACAGCGTCCGCGCCTTCGCCCTGGGTTGGGCGCCGGGCGGGAACCGGCTCCTGCGGCGGCTGGAGGCGGCGGGCATGGAGCTGGCGGCGGCCCGGGCGGCCGGCCTGGTGGCGGAGGGGGAGCACGGCCTCTACGACCGGTTCCGCGAGCGGCTGATCTTCCCCATCCGGGACGAGCGGGGCCACCTGGTCGGCCTGGGCGGACGTCTCCTGACCGATGGCCAGCCCAAGTACCTGAACTCGCCCGAGAGCGAGATCTTCTCCAAACGGCGGGTCCTCTACGGGTTGGACCGCGCCGCCCCCAGCATACGGAACCGGGGGCGGGTGATTCTCGTCGAAGGTTATATGGACGCGCTCACCGCTCAACAGGCGGGGTTCGGCGAGACGGTCGCCTCCCTGGGGACGGCGCTGACCGCGGAGCAGGTGGAGACGCTCCGTCGCCTGGCGAAAGAGGTCGTGATCTGTTACGATGCAGATTCCGCCGGCCAGGAGGCGACGCTGCGCGGCCTGGAGATGCTCCGCCAGAGCGGGCTCAGCCTGCGGGTGGCGGAGCTGCCCGAGGGGAAGGACCCGGACGAGCTGATCCGCCGGCGCGGGCCGGCCGCCTTCCAGGCGGCGGTGGAGGCGGCCCGGCCGTGGCTGGAGTACCGCTTCCAGCGGCTGGTCGAAGACCGGAACCTGGAGGACATGGAGGTCCGGGTGGAGGTGGCCGAGGCGATGGCCGGGCTCCTGGCCGCGGAGAGGCACCCGGTCCGCCAGAGCGAGGGGATCCGCTGGGTCGCGGAGCGACTCGGGGTGGAGGAGACGGCGGTGCGCCGGCTGGTCGCCGGGAAAGTCGAAAAGCGTCGCGGGGTCGGCTCCGCATCACATAATCGGAGGCCGAATCGCTATACTAACGAACGCGCTTCGCGCATCCAGGGGCCCACGAGCCAGCGAGCGCGAGAGAACGGGGCAGGAACCGGGTCGGCGGCGACGAAAACCTTACTACGGGTGCTCCAGCATCATCCTCAGCTTCTTTCGCGGCTTGACGGTTTCGACACGGGTGTTATACCGGCGGATGCCGAACGCAAGGCCGTCGAAGCGCTGCGCGAGGCGCGCGGGGATTTGTCCGGGGCCCTGCGTAGACTGGAGGCGGAACAGGAGGCGAAGGCGGCTTCCTTTCTCACCGCGGCGGCGATGGACGAAACCCCGGACGCGGATCCGGAACGGGCGCTGGAAGACAGCCTGCTCAGGCTGAGACGGGAGGCGCTGCAGCGGAGGAGCAGGGAGCTGGGAGTCGCCATCGCGGAGTGCCAGCGGAGCGGGAGGGATTGTACGGAACTCTTGCGGCAGTGGAAGGAGTGCGAGGACCAGCTGCGCCTGCTGACGGGTTCCACCGGAGCCGGGCGTTCCGGCGGCCCGATCCCGGAGGGGAGAGGGGGGAGACGGGATGGCTGA
- a CDS encoding bifunctional nuclease family protein, translating into MVPVHVERVLELVTVEGERSHILVLVDEEGRTALPITIGSGEAEAIAIGMSGAQPPRPLTHDLLLRVVEELGGRIQRVLVHDMRGETFIGQLDVATSRGVLEVDCRPSDGVAVAVRAGCPILVDEEVLAKAGVDPDRFRGEESSPPTWD; encoded by the coding sequence ATGGTGCCGGTGCACGTCGAGCGCGTCCTCGAGCTGGTCACGGTGGAGGGGGAGAGGAGCCACATCCTCGTCCTCGTGGACGAGGAAGGGAGGACCGCCCTGCCCATCACCATCGGCTCCGGCGAGGCGGAGGCGATCGCCATCGGCATGAGCGGCGCGCAGCCGCCGCGGCCGCTCACCCACGACCTGCTCCTGCGCGTGGTGGAGGAGCTGGGCGGCCGCATCCAGCGGGTGCTGGTCCACGACATGCGCGGCGAGACCTTCATCGGCCAGCTCGACGTCGCCACCAGCCGCGGCGTGCTGGAGGTGGACTGCCGCCCCAGCGACGGCGTCGCCGTCGCCGTCCGCGCCGGCTGCCCCATCCTCGTGGACGAGGAAGTGCTCGCCAAGGCGGGCGTCGACCCCGACCGCTTCCGCGGCGAGGAGTCCTCCCCGCCCACCTGGGACTGA
- a CDS encoding DinB family protein has translation MDGIRTVYDWVRATRQALLDHLEGWPPELYRRPLELLAGESVRDRHVHIAEGYVVWLERVGLQERSFADPAPGEVPDARRARALFAEVDRLVERFLARFEGELDRPLPRRWKGEELELTPRWLLAHPITHEFHHKGQIVLAARLLGHPVADSDLRFPHEAAALPGAGAAGGDDRASAEAAAGPRLRIADARGEPERAWLAKLWRERWGDTVMVTRGRVHRLDSLQALVAYLDGQPAGAATWHADDDECELVSLDATRQGRGVGSALLAAVEERARAAGCRRLWLVTSNDNLDALRFYQRRGYRITAVHAGAVDAARRQKPSIPELGDGGIPLHDEIELEKRLPETTGG, from the coding sequence ATGGACGGGATCCGCACGGTCTACGACTGGGTGCGCGCCACCCGGCAGGCGCTGCTCGACCACCTCGAGGGCTGGCCGCCCGAGCTCTACCGCCGCCCGCTGGAGCTCCTGGCGGGCGAGAGCGTCCGGGACCGGCACGTCCACATCGCCGAGGGCTACGTCGTCTGGCTGGAGCGGGTGGGGCTGCAGGAGCGGTCGTTCGCGGACCCCGCGCCGGGAGAGGTCCCGGACGCCCGCCGGGCGCGCGCCCTCTTCGCCGAGGTGGACCGGCTGGTGGAGCGTTTCCTGGCGCGGTTCGAGGGGGAGCTGGACCGGCCGCTTCCGCGGCGCTGGAAGGGGGAGGAGCTGGAGCTGACGCCCCGCTGGCTCCTCGCCCATCCCATCACCCACGAGTTCCATCACAAGGGGCAGATCGTCCTCGCCGCGCGGCTGCTCGGCCACCCGGTCGCGGACTCCGATCTGCGCTTCCCGCACGAGGCGGCGGCCCTCCCGGGAGCCGGGGCGGCCGGGGGAGACGACCGCGCGAGCGCTGAGGCGGCCGCGGGGCCCCGGCTCCGCATCGCCGACGCTCGCGGGGAGCCGGAGCGGGCCTGGCTCGCGAAGCTCTGGCGCGAGCGCTGGGGCGACACCGTCATGGTCACCCGCGGGCGCGTCCATCGCCTCGACTCCCTCCAGGCGCTGGTCGCCTACCTCGACGGCCAGCCGGCCGGAGCCGCCACCTGGCACGCCGACGACGACGAATGCGAGCTGGTCAGCCTCGACGCCACCCGGCAGGGGAGGGGCGTGGGCAGCGCGCTCCTCGCCGCCGTGGAGGAGCGCGCCCGGGCGGCCGGCTGCCGCCGCCTCTGGCTGGTCACCTCCAACGACAACCTGGACGCGCTCCGCTTCTACCAGCGGCGCGGCTACCGGATCACGGCCGTGCACGCGGGCGCCGTCGACGCGGCGCGCCGGCAGAAGCCGTCCATCCCCGAGCTGGGCGACGGGGGCATCCCCCTCCACGACGAGATCGAGCTGGAGAAGAGGCTCCCGGAGACGACGGGCGGCTGA
- a CDS encoding Zn-dependent hydrolase, whose amino-acid sequence MPAEAPTIDARRLLRRIEELGEIGRLPEAQGGGINRPTYGPAWLEARARVAAWMSEAGLAVRVDAAGNLIGRREGAGGAAGAAAERPVPAIALGSHIDTVPHAGALDGAYGVLAAVEVADAVRRAGSELRHPLEVLVFADEEGRIGGGLFGSRALAGLVEPEYAERRMDVGDAMREAGLDPRRLGEAARKPGELACYVELHVEQGGRLDRMGGRLAVVRGIVGIRRFLVTFRGEANHAGTTEMRGRRDAALAAAHFLLDFRERILERGEGVVGTVGALRLEPGAVNVIPGAARLEGEFRALEAAELAELEAEVARLAEAAAERERCTAEFEPGAWDPPTLCDPRVMAALEAAARERLRGDEEVPRLDSRAGHDAQSMAHLCPVGMLFVPSLGGFSHVPQEATRPEDLVLGAEVLLGATLRLDRTL is encoded by the coding sequence GTGCCAGCGGAGGCTCCCACCATCGACGCCCGGCGCCTGCTCCGGCGGATCGAGGAGCTGGGCGAGATCGGCCGCCTGCCCGAGGCGCAGGGAGGCGGCATCAACCGGCCGACCTACGGTCCCGCCTGGCTCGAGGCGAGGGCCCGGGTGGCCGCCTGGATGAGCGAGGCGGGCCTGGCGGTCCGGGTGGACGCGGCCGGCAACCTGATCGGCCGCAGGGAGGGCGCCGGCGGCGCGGCCGGAGCGGCTGCCGAGCGGCCGGTCCCGGCCATCGCCCTGGGTTCCCACATCGATACCGTCCCCCACGCGGGGGCGCTGGACGGCGCCTACGGGGTGCTGGCCGCGGTGGAGGTGGCCGACGCCGTCCGCCGCGCCGGCAGCGAGCTCCGCCACCCCCTGGAGGTCCTGGTCTTCGCCGACGAGGAGGGGCGGATCGGCGGCGGCCTCTTCGGCAGCCGCGCGCTGGCCGGCCTGGTGGAGCCGGAGTACGCCGAGCGCAGGATGGACGTGGGCGACGCCATGCGCGAGGCGGGCCTCGACCCGAGGCGCCTCGGCGAGGCGGCGCGGAAGCCGGGGGAGCTGGCCTGCTACGTCGAGCTGCACGTGGAGCAGGGGGGTCGCCTCGACCGGATGGGGGGGCGGCTGGCGGTGGTGCGCGGGATCGTGGGCATCCGCCGCTTCCTGGTCACCTTCCGCGGCGAGGCCAACCACGCCGGGACGACCGAGATGCGCGGACGGCGGGACGCCGCGCTGGCGGCCGCCCACTTCCTGCTCGACTTCCGCGAGCGGATCCTGGAGCGGGGGGAGGGCGTGGTCGGGACCGTGGGAGCGCTCCGCCTCGAGCCGGGCGCGGTCAACGTCATCCCCGGCGCCGCCCGCCTGGAGGGCGAGTTCCGCGCCCTGGAGGCGGCGGAGCTGGCCGAGCTGGAGGCGGAGGTGGCGCGGCTGGCGGAGGCGGCGGCCGAGCGCGAGCGGTGCACGGCCGAGTTCGAGCCGGGCGCCTGGGACCCGCCCACCCTTTGCGACCCGCGGGTGATGGCGGCGCTGGAGGCGGCCGCGCGAGAGCGCCTGCGGGGCGACGAGGAGGTGCCGCGCCTGGACAGCCGCGCCGGCCACGACGCCCAGAGCATGGCCCACCTCTGCCCGGTGGGCATGCTCTTCGTCCCGAGCCTGGGCGGCTTCTCCCACGTGCCCCAGGAAGCGACCCGACCCGAGGACCTGGTCCTCGGCGCCGAGGTGCTGCTGGGGGCGACGCTCCGGCTCGACCGGACGCTCTGA